Proteins found in one Maridesulfovibrio sp. genomic segment:
- a CDS encoding cysteine synthase encodes MFARDILELVGGTPLVEMRGLNPNKNVKILAKLEAMNPGGSIKDRAAGAMIRKAESSGELTPDKIIIEATSGNTGIGLAMACAVRGYKLMLIMPETASEERKMIMRAYGAEILLTPGHLATDGAIEQAYRFYREEPQKYLLMDQYNNEASIEAHYEGTGQEIWDQTEGKVTHVVACLGTTGTVMGITKRLKELNKDIQMIAVEPEPGHKIQGLKNMQESYPPGIYDKQKLDRVIRVQDNDAFETCRRLAKEEGVFVGMSSGAAMAGAAAIASEIEEGLVVTIFPDGGERYLSTPLFRPQVLKGPKLFDQSSGEDRVLSISEAETGLFTMGPSFDNPYDPEVFRRIVLLDVLARYLDREGAKVSALVGLADLEDQTLAASRERGVGRETFSREITIAVRKAAHLLGVRKSMRFERASESVDRTVELCRALLAHGLGYEKLRSVYFDISRDKGYGQMSNMDIDKVSLGKTVDMDDYVKENPRDFTLLKRATLQDLKLGDIIETEWGNVRPSWFMQQAVTALEGLPGVSLVLAGEIHRFPHLENLRAIWAGAGVSPQAWMVAQPVLPGGPVLPCVDELIEQSGQPIAVRMWMLSSSYKKPLVCSDQSISMWVKNQQKLQDLAAGLSIHAGDSGEVSEDIDQEVFTLKSGLSQALNDNLKLHRFWPILFSFTKTINSQLSRGKLSAKEAAFCLEQLVEVDDILGILDHEAMPVPFSALPEEVKDILEQREIARVKKDFATADGLRDKLLELGFNVEDSSEGARVFRVK; translated from the coding sequence ATGTTTGCTCGTGATATTCTTGAATTGGTTGGAGGAACCCCACTTGTTGAAATGCGGGGACTTAATCCTAATAAAAATGTCAAGATTCTGGCTAAGCTGGAGGCAATGAATCCCGGCGGATCTATTAAAGACCGCGCAGCCGGTGCCATGATCCGCAAGGCCGAAAGCAGCGGGGAGCTGACCCCGGATAAAATTATCATCGAGGCTACTTCAGGAAATACCGGTATCGGGCTGGCTATGGCCTGCGCAGTGCGCGGGTACAAACTGATGCTCATCATGCCCGAGACTGCCTCCGAAGAACGCAAAATGATCATGCGGGCATACGGGGCTGAGATTCTGCTCACTCCCGGTCATCTTGCCACTGATGGTGCTATTGAACAGGCCTACCGTTTTTATCGTGAAGAGCCTCAGAAATATTTGCTGATGGACCAGTACAACAATGAGGCTTCCATAGAAGCGCATTATGAAGGTACCGGGCAGGAAATCTGGGATCAGACAGAAGGTAAAGTGACTCACGTGGTCGCCTGCCTCGGTACCACCGGAACGGTCATGGGGATTACCAAGCGACTCAAGGAGTTGAACAAGGATATCCAGATGATCGCTGTGGAGCCTGAGCCGGGGCACAAGATTCAGGGTCTCAAAAATATGCAGGAATCTTATCCTCCCGGTATTTACGATAAACAGAAACTGGACCGCGTGATCCGGGTGCAGGATAATGACGCCTTTGAAACCTGCCGCAGGCTGGCTAAAGAGGAAGGCGTGTTTGTCGGTATGAGTTCCGGTGCAGCCATGGCCGGAGCAGCTGCCATTGCATCTGAAATAGAAGAGGGATTGGTAGTCACCATTTTCCCCGATGGCGGTGAGCGGTATCTTTCCACGCCCCTGTTTCGTCCGCAGGTTCTCAAGGGACCGAAGTTATTTGACCAGAGCAGCGGAGAAGATCGGGTCCTTTCCATCTCAGAAGCGGAAACAGGGTTATTCACCATGGGCCCCTCTTTCGATAATCCTTACGATCCCGAGGTGTTCCGTCGTATAGTGCTGCTTGATGTGCTTGCCCGCTATCTTGATCGCGAAGGGGCGAAGGTCTCAGCGCTGGTCGGTCTTGCTGATCTTGAGGATCAGACGCTGGCCGCTTCCCGTGAGCGCGGCGTCGGTCGGGAGACTTTTTCACGCGAAATAACAATTGCCGTGCGTAAGGCAGCACACCTGCTGGGCGTGCGCAAGTCCATGCGTTTCGAGCGGGCTTCCGAATCCGTTGACCGCACCGTCGAGCTATGCCGGGCTTTGCTGGCTCATGGTCTGGGTTACGAAAAACTGCGTTCCGTTTATTTCGATATTTCCCGCGACAAGGGCTACGGTCAGATGTCCAATATGGATATCGATAAGGTCAGCCTCGGCAAGACTGTGGATATGGATGATTACGTCAAGGAGAACCCGCGCGATTTCACCCTGCTCAAGCGGGCGACCCTGCAGGATTTAAAGCTCGGTGATATCATCGAGACCGAGTGGGGCAACGTGCGGCCCAGCTGGTTTATGCAGCAGGCGGTGACCGCTCTTGAGGGACTGCCCGGAGTAAGCCTTGTTTTGGCCGGGGAAATCCATCGCTTTCCGCATCTGGAAAACCTGCGCGCCATCTGGGCCGGGGCCGGAGTATCCCCGCAGGCTTGGATGGTAGCACAGCCCGTATTGCCCGGAGGACCGGTATTGCCATGCGTAGATGAACTCATCGAGCAATCCGGCCAGCCCATAGCAGTGCGTATGTGGATGCTTTCCTCTTCTTATAAGAAGCCGCTGGTGTGCAGCGATCAGTCCATTTCCATGTGGGTTAAGAATCAGCAGAAATTGCAGGATCTCGCCGCTGGGCTAAGCATACACGCTGGTGATTCCGGTGAGGTTTCCGAAGATATCGATCAGGAGGTTTTTACCTTAAAGTCCGGCCTTTCACAGGCCCTTAACGATAACCTCAAGCTGCATCGCTTCTGGCCGATTCTGTTCAGTTTTACCAAAACCATTAATTCCCAGCTGAGTAGAGGGAAACTTTCCGCCAAAGAAGCTGCATTCTGTCTTGAACAGCTTGTTGAAGTGGACGATATTCTAGGCATTCTTGACCACGAGGCCATGCCCGTACCGTTTTCGGCCTTGCCCGAAGAGGTTAAAGATATACTGGAACAACGCGAAATCGCCCGTGTAAAAAAAGATTTCGCCACTGCCGACGGACTCCGTGATAAGCTTCTGGAGCTCGGCTTCAATGTAGAGGATAGTTCCGAGGGAGCGCGGGTTTTCCGGGTGAAGTAA
- a CDS encoding adenylate/guanylate cyclase domain-containing protein — MLGILKKISVSDSLYLIVTGLAISILVATLYIFQPPILQFVDYKIYDQYMRSSSVGQKTSIPVIVDIDEESLAELGQWPWPRYRMALLLAKIQQAGALSTGLDILIGEPDRTSPANIRNSLRQELGVTVDFKGLPKGLMDNDKVLADILKQGRFVLGFYFDFLEQEKAPSVHDLPCFAKPVSIAQIRAKGAPELKYLTLNALDAICPLPVLAKASPLCGFYNTITDYDGVVRRVPLIITYDGKQYPSLALATLMKAIGRKNILVKTSSIGIESIRLGKTTIPVDSKGQMMIRYRGGMKEFPYYSAKDILSGKVGEKELKGKIVFMGTSAAGLRDLRVTPFVSDYPGVEVHATIVDNILAKNFILNPDWVPGLELLLVIAAGIASMILLTWSRSLWMILPIAGLGTAIVYGSIHIFRQYDAYLTPMYSLIALALNFTLLTLIKFWREEGQKKFLQATFSSYLAPELIDEMFSNREMPELGGEARQVTAYFTDIQSFSTFSEKLTASQLVELLNEYLSVMTDILIEEKGTLDKYEGDAIIAFFGAPMDVPDHALRACRVAVKMQQAGLELRDKWANEIQLPDEPDRNTKNFPEEQWAKGEKWPKVVHNMRTRIGVNSGEIVVGNMGSSMRMNYTMMGDAVNLAARLEEGAKQFGIFTAVSHFTLDQEVEVDGETHKIIDLVEARLIDNIQVVGKNEPVRIYELVAMKGGLTENEEILFDLFAKAREEYVAQNWDKAIEIYTEANKYERFSDTKHTPCEVFIKRAEEHKINPPVPDGEIWDGVYRMTKK, encoded by the coding sequence ATGCTGGGTATCCTTAAAAAAATTTCAGTCTCAGACTCCTTATACCTGATCGTTACCGGACTGGCGATCTCAATTCTGGTTGCGACCCTGTATATATTCCAGCCTCCCATCCTACAGTTCGTTGATTATAAAATTTACGACCAATACATGCGCTCAAGTTCAGTGGGCCAGAAGACCAGCATTCCGGTAATTGTTGATATTGATGAAGAAAGCCTCGCCGAACTTGGCCAATGGCCGTGGCCCCGTTACCGCATGGCCCTGCTTCTGGCAAAAATTCAGCAGGCCGGAGCACTCTCCACCGGGCTTGATATACTCATCGGTGAACCGGACCGGACCTCGCCGGCCAACATCAGAAACAGCCTGCGTCAGGAACTGGGGGTGACTGTCGACTTCAAAGGGCTCCCCAAGGGTTTGATGGACAATGATAAAGTCCTCGCCGACATACTTAAACAGGGACGTTTTGTACTCGGCTTCTATTTTGATTTCCTGGAACAGGAAAAAGCCCCATCAGTGCATGATCTGCCCTGCTTTGCCAAGCCCGTATCCATCGCCCAGATACGCGCCAAAGGAGCACCGGAACTCAAATATCTTACCCTGAATGCACTGGATGCTATCTGCCCGCTTCCCGTGCTTGCCAAAGCCTCCCCCCTGTGCGGATTTTACAACACCATCACCGACTACGACGGCGTAGTCCGCCGGGTCCCCCTGATTATCACCTACGATGGAAAGCAGTACCCCAGCCTTGCCCTCGCCACACTCATGAAAGCAATCGGACGTAAAAATATCCTTGTCAAAACCAGCTCCATCGGCATCGAATCCATCAGGCTCGGAAAAACCACCATTCCCGTGGACTCCAAAGGTCAGATGATGATCCGCTACCGGGGCGGTATGAAGGAATTTCCATATTACAGTGCCAAGGACATACTGAGCGGTAAAGTAGGAGAAAAAGAACTCAAGGGTAAAATCGTTTTCATGGGAACCTCCGCGGCAGGACTACGCGATTTAAGGGTTACTCCATTTGTATCTGACTATCCGGGAGTTGAAGTTCACGCCACCATCGTTGATAATATTCTGGCCAAAAATTTCATTCTCAACCCGGACTGGGTACCGGGGCTGGAGTTGCTGCTGGTGATTGCGGCGGGCATAGCTTCCATGATTCTGCTTACGTGGTCCCGCTCCCTGTGGATGATCCTGCCCATAGCAGGTCTCGGCACCGCCATAGTTTACGGATCAATCCATATTTTCAGGCAATACGATGCATACCTCACGCCCATGTATTCACTCATAGCACTGGCCCTGAACTTCACCCTGCTGACGCTGATTAAATTCTGGCGCGAAGAAGGACAGAAAAAATTCCTGCAAGCGACCTTTTCATCTTATCTGGCACCGGAACTAATCGACGAGATGTTCTCCAACCGCGAAATGCCGGAACTGGGCGGCGAAGCAAGGCAGGTAACAGCCTACTTCACCGACATCCAGAGCTTCTCCACTTTCTCGGAAAAGCTGACCGCATCGCAACTTGTCGAACTGCTGAACGAGTACCTCTCGGTGATGACCGACATCCTCATTGAAGAAAAAGGAACCCTCGATAAATACGAAGGAGACGCCATCATAGCCTTTTTCGGAGCGCCTATGGATGTACCGGACCACGCCCTGAGAGCCTGCCGGGTTGCGGTAAAAATGCAGCAGGCCGGTCTGGAACTCCGGGATAAATGGGCCAATGAAATTCAGCTTCCCGATGAACCGGACCGCAACACCAAAAACTTCCCCGAAGAACAATGGGCCAAGGGCGAAAAATGGCCCAAAGTAGTCCACAATATGCGCACAAGGATAGGTGTGAACTCCGGTGAGATAGTAGTCGGAAACATGGGTTCATCCATGCGTATGAACTATACCATGATGGGGGACGCGGTTAACCTCGCCGCCCGTCTGGAAGAAGGCGCAAAACAATTCGGTATCTTCACCGCTGTTTCCCATTTTACACTGGATCAGGAAGTGGAAGTAGACGGAGAAACCCACAAAATCATTGATTTAGTGGAAGCTAGACTTATCGATAACATTCAGGTTGTCGGCAAAAATGAACCGGTGCGCATCTACGAGCTGGTAGCCATGAAAGGCGGCCTGACCGAAAACGAAGAAATACTCTTCGACCTATTCGCCAAAGCGAGAGAAGAATACGTGGCCCAGAACTGGGACAAGGCCATCGAAATCTACACCGAGGCCAATAAATACGAGCGTTTTTCCGACACCAAACACACTCCCTGCGAGGTATTTATCAAGCGCGCAGAAGAGCACAAAATCAATCCCCCGGTGCCGGATGGCGAAATCTGGGACGGGGTTTATCGGATGACTAAGAAGTAG
- a CDS encoding HlyD family type I secretion periplasmic adaptor subunit → MNKEYSGEVKAASHFFLFLCVAMCLLFFGWACFFKLDIVSQAQGEVIPSSRVKPVQHLEGGIIRKINVREGEAVTKGQELIVLEATASDSTVEELEVRVTSLRVNIARLEAEDKELAQPNYPEDIKEKFPILIKRSLKLFQTRKARLESDLLSEKEKIKQREQDIKQISSRQRNSRQSLKLLREQIKISAGLLEDGLTSRYKHLGFLKEESKLKSSIEEDSAKLGKARSALAQAKAEIGEIRNSYLASVREELQEDRREFDELSQRQRKFADNLSRTVIRSPVNGVIKTLYVVSVGEVVRPGLTIMDIVPAGDKLVIEARLPISDIGYVKDGQKAVVKLASSDASRFGNIDGKVVNISPDADSTDRGVTYYRVRIETGKDYFEHDGNYYKLFPGIRVIAGIHIGTRSVMEYILEPFMGSMSYAMRER, encoded by the coding sequence ATGAATAAGGAATATTCCGGTGAAGTAAAGGCTGCCAGCCATTTTTTCCTTTTTTTGTGTGTGGCAATGTGTCTGCTGTTTTTTGGCTGGGCCTGTTTTTTCAAGCTGGATATAGTAAGTCAGGCTCAGGGTGAGGTTATCCCCAGTTCACGGGTCAAGCCGGTGCAGCATCTTGAGGGCGGAATCATAAGGAAGATAAATGTCCGTGAAGGTGAGGCTGTTACAAAAGGTCAGGAGCTGATTGTTCTTGAAGCTACTGCAAGTGATTCCACAGTGGAGGAACTTGAGGTTCGCGTCACCTCCCTGCGTGTTAATATCGCCCGTCTGGAGGCAGAAGATAAAGAACTTGCCCAACCTAACTATCCAGAAGACATCAAAGAAAAATTTCCGATCCTGATTAAGCGCTCCCTGAAGCTTTTTCAGACCCGTAAGGCCCGTCTGGAGAGCGATTTACTTTCCGAAAAGGAAAAAATTAAGCAGCGCGAACAGGATATCAAACAGATTTCGTCCCGGCAGCGCAATTCCCGGCAAAGTTTGAAACTGCTGCGTGAGCAGATCAAGATCAGTGCCGGATTACTGGAAGACGGATTGACATCCCGCTATAAACATCTCGGTTTTCTCAAGGAGGAGTCAAAGCTTAAAAGCTCCATTGAAGAAGACTCGGCAAAGCTTGGCAAAGCCCGTTCAGCATTGGCGCAGGCCAAGGCGGAGATCGGAGAAATCAGAAATTCCTATCTGGCGTCAGTACGTGAAGAGTTGCAGGAAGACCGCAGGGAATTTGATGAGCTTTCGCAGCGGCAGCGCAAATTTGCGGATAACCTCAGCCGGACAGTCATCCGTTCCCCTGTGAATGGTGTTATCAAAACTTTGTACGTGGTCAGCGTAGGGGAAGTTGTCAGACCCGGTTTGACGATCATGGATATTGTGCCGGCGGGTGATAAACTGGTAATTGAGGCCCGCCTGCCCATCAGCGATATCGGTTACGTCAAGGATGGGCAGAAGGCGGTGGTAAAGCTGGCTTCAAGCGATGCATCACGCTTTGGAAACATTGACGGTAAAGTGGTTAACATCAGCCCTGATGCCGATTCAACTGACCGGGGAGTGACCTACTACCGGGTACGTATCGAGACCGGTAAAGATTATTTCGAGCACGACGGTAACTACTATAAGCTTTTCCCCGGTATCCGGGTTATAGCGGGCATCCATATCGGAACCCGTTCTGTGATGGAATATATCCTTGAGCCTTTCATGGGTTCAATGAGCTATGCCATGAGGGAACGATGA
- a CDS encoding TolC family protein, with protein sequence MKRVSIIFSLATLLLFACCGAAFAQPEMASMNPEQVDGAPYLKSILNDLLSTHDRIKAAEARVESTEHLVSQSWSGWTPSFNVSVEGGREEIDKPGGGTNKGRNEERIEANQLIYDFGGVNSNIDSTKALLNEYKAVLEQTRQELLIQGVEAYLGLIRARETLKYAVQSEESMKRLSGMEETLVKRGAGLSYKELQIKAQLAGATSYRVTVERSLQTARNRFKAVFGFPVTQAEINKMVPVHMPATYMPASLDDAIAQAESQNPLLMQLKFSKERLSHDVGVQEATLYPRFDFSLEGKRREQDQGASGVRMENKATFKVSYSGFSGLYEYEGMQAAKSNLREIRKTTLDTRRTVEENVRNAWLELMTLRKNAELYRTQANITAEFLELIKKKRATGEQVELLDILVGERDYSTATSASVTADIDNIIYAYKLLYEMGMMNIDVFD encoded by the coding sequence ATGAAGAGGGTAAGCATAATTTTCAGTCTGGCGACACTTTTGCTGTTTGCGTGTTGCGGAGCTGCCTTTGCGCAGCCGGAGATGGCTTCGATGAATCCGGAGCAGGTTGACGGTGCGCCTTATCTGAAAAGTATTCTGAATGATCTTCTCTCTACGCATGACCGCATCAAGGCTGCTGAAGCCCGTGTAGAATCTACTGAGCACCTTGTCTCCCAGAGCTGGTCAGGATGGACTCCCTCGTTTAATGTTTCGGTCGAGGGCGGACGTGAGGAAATTGACAAGCCCGGCGGCGGAACCAACAAAGGCCGCAACGAAGAACGTATTGAAGCCAATCAGCTCATATATGATTTCGGCGGGGTCAACAGTAACATCGACAGTACCAAGGCTTTGCTGAATGAATACAAAGCCGTTCTTGAACAGACTCGTCAGGAATTGCTTATTCAGGGTGTGGAAGCCTATCTCGGCCTTATCCGTGCGCGCGAAACCCTGAAATATGCCGTCCAGTCTGAAGAGAGTATGAAACGTCTTTCCGGCATGGAAGAAACTCTGGTAAAGCGCGGTGCGGGGTTATCCTACAAGGAACTCCAGATCAAAGCGCAGCTTGCCGGGGCAACTTCATACCGGGTAACTGTAGAGCGGTCTCTGCAGACCGCACGCAACCGGTTCAAAGCTGTTTTCGGCTTTCCCGTTACCCAGGCGGAAATAAATAAGATGGTTCCGGTCCATATGCCGGCTACCTACATGCCCGCTTCACTTGACGATGCCATTGCACAGGCGGAATCTCAGAATCCTCTGCTTATGCAGCTTAAGTTCAGTAAGGAAAGGCTGAGTCATGACGTAGGTGTTCAGGAAGCGACTCTTTATCCCAGGTTTGATTTTTCCCTTGAAGGTAAGAGAAGGGAACAGGATCAGGGTGCTTCCGGGGTAAGAATGGAGAATAAAGCTACATTCAAGGTCAGCTACTCCGGTTTTAGCGGCCTTTATGAATATGAAGGCATGCAGGCGGCTAAGTCCAATCTTCGTGAAATCCGCAAAACCACTTTGGATACCCGGCGTACTGTAGAAGAAAATGTGCGCAATGCATGGCTTGAGCTTATGACCCTGCGCAAGAATGCAGAGCTGTACAGGACTCAGGCCAACATCACTGCCGAATTTCTCGAACTTATCAAGAAGAAAAGAGCTACAGGCGAACAGGTCGAACTACTGGATATTCTTGTTGGTGAAAGGGATTACTCCACCGCTACCAGCGCCAGCGTAACCGCTGATATTGATAATATTATTTACGCGTATAAGTTGTTGTACGAAATGGGTATGATGAATATTGATGTTTTCGATTAA
- a CDS encoding ATP-binding cassette domain-containing protein, producing MRELLRRLSLHPFLAFEICLSSFFINILSLASPIFVIQVLNRYVGYGFDGTLITLTTGVLIAGALNHGFTLVRMRIASAINVGPDRMLADTVLGCLARVKMATLSRIPPARIHELMSGIQVVQSGYDASVICSVLDMPFFILFVGAVFFLSPVLALVTMLAIVCSLLAGWMNMRRSRQMNDVMREESVVHRGNLANAISGADTVRAFGGRAFLTGIFHAQMEKLQQIKRDMVHGGTRGQAVLQSISMLLRVMIYALGAHEVVAGKMSTGGLIGVSILSGKALAVSASFMKSRIMIAQAGQMMHSLHEFVRQPLESETGTELKNYRGAIEIKDLGFAYPGSTGPLFEGLDVRIEPGNIVIVTGHNGAGKTSLVRLLLGLIEPGRGQILAGGVDLRQLSAPWWRRQVMYLPQEPTFLNATIRENICLNNPEMDDERLKRVVEIAGLKKYLDTSVEGLEAKVVNGGAELAVGIRRRLALARALSVQGAVAVLDEPAEGFDIEGLRVMDMLIQSMAKAKKTLIIVSQDMRLMQRADIIIDLGRKPKPQVLFPKKKAQAAKAESSTDGGAQ from the coding sequence ATGAGGGAGCTGCTCAGACGATTATCGTTACATCCATTTCTGGCTTTTGAAATTTGCCTCTCTTCGTTCTTTATTAATATCCTGTCACTTGCCTCTCCTATCTTTGTTATTCAGGTTCTGAACCGTTATGTAGGGTACGGTTTTGACGGAACCCTGATTACTCTCACGACCGGTGTTCTCATTGCCGGTGCCTTGAATCACGGCTTTACACTGGTCCGCATGAGGATTGCTTCAGCCATTAACGTGGGACCGGATAGAATGCTTGCCGATACCGTTCTCGGCTGTCTTGCCCGTGTAAAAATGGCTACTCTCAGCCGTATTCCACCGGCCCGGATTCATGAGCTCATGAGCGGAATTCAGGTGGTGCAGTCCGGGTATGATGCTTCAGTAATCTGTTCCGTGCTGGATATGCCTTTTTTCATCCTTTTTGTCGGGGCGGTTTTTTTCCTCAGTCCCGTGCTTGCCCTTGTCACTATGCTTGCCATCGTCTGCTCCCTGCTTGCGGGCTGGATGAATATGCGGCGCAGCAGGCAGATGAATGATGTAATGCGCGAAGAATCAGTCGTTCACCGGGGCAATCTTGCCAACGCGATAAGCGGGGCGGACACAGTTCGCGCTTTCGGCGGACGGGCATTCCTGACCGGTATTTTTCACGCACAGATGGAAAAGCTGCAACAGATTAAACGGGATATGGTCCACGGCGGAACACGCGGACAGGCCGTTTTGCAAAGTATCTCCATGCTTCTGCGGGTAATGATTTATGCCTTGGGCGCGCATGAAGTTGTGGCCGGAAAGATGAGTACAGGCGGGCTGATCGGTGTTTCTATTTTGTCAGGCAAGGCCCTTGCCGTTTCCGCTTCTTTCATGAAATCACGGATTATGATCGCTCAGGCCGGGCAGATGATGCATTCCCTGCATGAATTTGTCCGCCAGCCTCTTGAATCGGAGACCGGAACCGAATTGAAGAATTACCGGGGAGCCATTGAAATCAAGGATCTCGGTTTTGCCTATCCCGGTTCCACCGGTCCTCTTTTTGAGGGGCTGGATGTGCGTATTGAGCCGGGAAATATAGTGATTGTCACCGGGCATAATGGTGCCGGGAAGACCTCGCTTGTGCGATTGCTGCTTGGACTCATTGAGCCCGGGCGTGGTCAGATTCTGGCCGGTGGAGTGGATCTGCGTCAGCTTTCCGCTCCGTGGTGGCGCAGGCAGGTTATGTACCTTCCGCAGGAACCGACTTTTCTTAATGCGACCATCAGGGAAAATATCTGCCTGAATAATCCGGAAATGGATGACGAGAGACTTAAGCGTGTGGTTGAAATCGCCGGGCTTAAGAAATACCTCGATACCAGTGTTGAGGGGCTGGAAGCGAAAGTCGTCAACGGAGGTGCTGAGCTTGCTGTGGGTATCAGGCGCAGGCTGGCCCTTGCCCGCGCGCTCTCCGTACAGGGAGCGGTGGCCGTACTGGACGAACCCGCCGAAGGGTTTGATATTGAAGGCTTGCGGGTCATGGATATGCTTATCCAGAGCATGGCCAAGGCCAAGAAGACTCTAATCATAGTTTCTCAGGATATGCGTTTGATGCAGCGGGCCGATATTATTATTGATCTGGGCCGAAAACCAAAGCCACAGGTGCTTTTCCCCAAAAAAAAGGCACAGGCCGCAAAAGCTGAATCTTCCACAGACGGAGGTGCGCAGTGA
- a CDS encoding tetratricopeptide repeat-containing glycosyltransferase family protein, whose amino-acid sequence MKTKSGPDKPGKKRPNWIDTVPPKVRECFISAIKEHTAGRYDEAVALYSIALNLMPDDPLLLTNLGVSLRELGKFKASETCYRRAIAVKPESPGTFSNLGNVLRRMGRLKEAVNCHRRAIELDRKFIDAYYNLGLVLQDLGKLDEAVRLFNHCLKHNPDDSRVKWDKSLALLAKGDFVTGFDLYENRWTREELTSRHFRQPVWDGSPLSGKTIFIYSEQGFGDTIHFCRYLPFVAEAGGKVVFECQPELVSLLKGMEGIDDILSAGERLPDFDVQSPLLSLPRILKHDIKSIPRDCPYIKAPAQAGFPVHIPEGTKFKIGIAWAGKPTHKNDHNRSVSIENFFPFATIPGVSLYSLQKGPETAQRDKFGIGLLVRDLGNGCSDFADTAKVMKQLDLIITVDTSVAHLAGALNIPVWVAIPYNPDWRWMRKRKDSPWYPSMTLFRQKKAGEWESVFADMLKELKHRLNC is encoded by the coding sequence ATGAAGACAAAATCGGGCCCCGATAAGCCGGGTAAAAAGCGACCGAACTGGATTGATACAGTCCCGCCAAAGGTCAGGGAATGTTTCATCTCAGCGATAAAGGAGCACACCGCAGGCAGATATGATGAGGCTGTCGCGCTTTATTCAATTGCTTTGAATTTAATGCCTGATGATCCGCTGCTGTTGACCAACCTGGGGGTCAGCCTGCGTGAACTGGGTAAATTTAAAGCCTCGGAAACCTGCTACCGCAGGGCCATCGCGGTTAAGCCGGAAAGTCCCGGTACTTTCAGTAATCTCGGTAATGTTCTGCGAAGGATGGGACGACTCAAAGAGGCCGTGAACTGCCATCGCCGGGCCATTGAACTGGATCGTAAATTTATCGACGCGTATTATAATCTGGGGTTGGTATTACAGGATTTAGGCAAGCTTGATGAAGCTGTGCGTCTTTTTAACCATTGCCTGAAGCACAATCCTGATGATTCGCGCGTTAAATGGGATAAATCACTGGCTTTGCTTGCCAAAGGTGACTTTGTAACCGGTTTTGATCTTTATGAAAACCGCTGGACGCGTGAAGAACTTACCTCCCGCCATTTCCGCCAGCCAGTCTGGGACGGTTCGCCACTGAGCGGTAAAACTATTTTCATCTACAGTGAACAGGGTTTCGGAGATACCATCCATTTTTGTCGCTACCTGCCGTTTGTGGCTGAGGCGGGCGGCAAAGTGGTCTTTGAGTGTCAGCCTGAGCTGGTTTCCCTGCTTAAAGGCATGGAAGGCATTGATGACATTCTCAGTGCCGGTGAAAGGCTGCCGGATTTTGATGTGCAGTCACCTTTGCTGAGTCTGCCACGTATTTTAAAGCACGATATTAAAAGCATCCCCCGCGATTGTCCTTATATCAAGGCTCCCGCACAGGCCGGTTTTCCGGTGCATATTCCGGAGGGAACCAAGTTTAAGATCGGCATTGCCTGGGCCGGGAAGCCGACACATAAAAATGATCATAACCGTTCGGTAAGTATCGAAAATTTTTTCCCTTTTGCTACCATTCCCGGAGTATCGCTGTACTCCCTGCAAAAAGGACCGGAAACGGCTCAGCGTGATAAGTTCGGTATTGGCCTGCTGGTGCGGGATCTGGGTAACGGATGTTCTGATTTTGCTGATACCGCCAAGGTAATGAAGCAGCTTGATCTGATTATTACCGTGGATACATCAGTTGCGCATCTTGCCGGAGCACTGAACATCCCGGTCTGGGTAGCTATTCCTTATAATCCGGACTGGCGCTGGATGCGTAAACGTAAGGACTCTCCGTGGTATCCGAGTATGACACTTTTCCGCCAGAAAAAAGCCGGGGAATGGGAGTCAGTCTTCGCGGATATGTTGAAAGAGCTTAAACATAGATTAAATTGTTAA